A stretch of DNA from Solenopsis invicta isolate M01_SB chromosome 5, UNIL_Sinv_3.0, whole genome shotgun sequence:
TAATcgacataataattatacagaCTTGAAATGGGCGATCGGAATAAATCGGACAGCTTTAAAAATTGTTGGTCTTTGGCCAGACTGCACGTTAAGTCATCAGCAAAAACGTATGACGAATGCAATGGCTctcatcttttttttcataatgatTTGCGTATCGGTCATACCCGGAATGTTGGCGTTTGTAAGAGTCTGGGGGAGACTGATGGAACTATTGGACAATGTGCAAATCGGTCTACCCTTCTCAGTGACCACGTTCAAATTTATCGTCATGTGGTTTCACAAAGATGGTAAATATGTCTTTTTATTTACGAATATTTActccataatattttacttaattctcAAAGCAATTTGATTAGTACTTTTGCATTCTTCCCTGAAGAGCTTGAACCGCTCACAAAAATGATCATAGAAGATTGGCTGAGAGCAAAGACAACGGCAGAacgaaatattatgataaagCACGCGAGAATTGCCAgaatattaatcatatttgGATGTTTTATGATGGTCATTGCGTGCTTCAATCTCATGGTTCCTCCCTTTTTTGGAGCTTCGCTGAGATATCTGACAAATTTGACAGATCCGGGAAGACCGTTTCTGGTGCAAACGTATTAtttgaatgattttttttcaacggACTCTCCATACTATGAAATTGTGTACGCCTCACAAGCTACAGCGATCTTCATAGCTGCAATTTCTTACACGGGCATCGATAATTTTCTGAGTTTGGTTGTATTTCACGTATGTGCTCAATTGGAAATTCTAAAACGGCGATTGCTCGATTTGGACAGCTTCAGAGATTTCAACACCGGATTAGCTATTAATATCGAG
This window harbors:
- the LOC105205769 gene encoding odorant receptor 43a, with product MDSSKESVHTDLKWAIGINRTALKIVGLWPDCTLSHQQKRMTNAMALIFFFIMICVSVIPGMLAFVRVWGRLMELLDNVQIGLPFSVTTFKFIVMWFHKDELEPLTKMIIEDWLRAKTTAERNIMIKHARIARILIIFGCFMMVIACFNLMVPPFFGASLRYLTNLTDPGRPFLVQTYYLNDFFSTDSPYYEIVYASQATAIFIAAISYTGIDNFLSLVVFHVCAQLEILKRRLLDLDSFRDFNTGLAINIEDHLRLIRSVDILDNTFNSMLLALLVFFASLFALQGFLIVSIVDGTATDVSFWRMCWLITILINIASHMCLYCVVGDILIDKAEEVYNAVYNYTWYMRPPKEARDLMMMMIRAEKPLYITAGRMFPMTLSTFCSLIKTSAGYISVMLANR